A single region of the Thermodesulfatator indicus DSM 15286 genome encodes:
- the trkA gene encoding Trk system potassium transporter TrkA produces MSLRVIVIGAGEVGYYLADRLSLEGHHIVVIDKDEDKIKRIERLLNVMAVQGSGASAKVLEEAGIKETDLFVAVTSSDEINLIACLLAREYGVPRKVARVRSEDYLSPDSPLNEQKLGIDLIINPARVLADEIVKLSEITEATDWAEFARGKVILMGYVVKEESPLAGISLADLRELRALYDFVIVAIIRNNETIIPRGSDVIKVGDKIFVIAKKKDIPAIETLLGFKTEKPKKVFIVGGGQVGLWVAQRLEARKIEVYLVEKDEERCEELAEELEDTIILNLDGLDAQELKKEGIDQADLVITVTDVDTVNILGALLAKHHGAKKCIVRIDRPDFIPLLGGLGIDVALSPRLLAANQILRFVRRGQILSVATFLVSDAEVVEMVIPETEFFSKGRRLLEIDFPKGAIVGAIYRAGEVIIPKGETILQPGDDLVIFAKREALPKLEQLFST; encoded by the coding sequence ATGAGTTTGAGAGTAATTGTAATCGGTGCCGGAGAGGTAGGCTATTACCTGGCTGACCGCCTATCTTTAGAAGGCCATCATATCGTAGTTATAGACAAAGACGAAGATAAGATTAAGCGCATTGAGCGTCTTTTAAACGTTATGGCTGTTCAGGGCTCAGGGGCTTCGGCCAAAGTCCTTGAAGAAGCGGGTATTAAGGAGACTGACCTTTTCGTAGCGGTTACCAGTTCTGATGAAATCAACCTTATAGCCTGTCTCCTGGCCAGAGAATATGGAGTCCCCCGAAAAGTAGCCAGGGTGAGAAGTGAAGACTACCTATCGCCTGACTCGCCCTTAAATGAACAAAAACTTGGCATTGACCTTATCATTAACCCAGCTAGAGTTCTCGCTGACGAAATCGTAAAGCTCTCCGAAATAACCGAAGCTACAGACTGGGCGGAGTTTGCCCGGGGCAAAGTAATACTCATGGGCTATGTAGTAAAAGAAGAAAGCCCGCTTGCCGGCATTTCTCTTGCGGATCTGCGCGAGCTTAGAGCCCTGTATGACTTTGTCATCGTGGCCATTATTAGAAACAACGAAACCATCATTCCCAGAGGGTCCGACGTTATTAAGGTTGGTGACAAAATATTTGTCATTGCCAAGAAAAAAGACATTCCCGCCATTGAAACCCTCTTAGGTTTTAAGACTGAAAAACCCAAGAAGGTATTTATCGTCGGTGGTGGGCAGGTAGGCCTATGGGTGGCTCAGCGTCTTGAGGCCCGAAAAATAGAAGTCTATCTCGTAGAGAAAGACGAAGAGCGCTGTGAAGAACTAGCCGAAGAATTAGAAGATACGATTATCCTAAACCTTGACGGCTTAGATGCTCAGGAACTCAAAAAAGAAGGCATAGATCAGGCTGATCTCGTTATCACCGTTACTGACGTTGATACGGTAAACATTTTAGGGGCACTTCTGGCCAAACACCACGGGGCGAAAAAGTGCATTGTACGCATTGACCGCCCGGACTTTATTCCCCTCCTTGGTGGGCTTGGTATTGACGTGGCTTTAAGCCCCAGGCTCCTTGCCGCCAACCAGATTTTGCGTTTTGTAAGACGCGGGCAAATACTCTCTGTGGCTACTTTTCTGGTAAGTGATGCCGAAGTGGTAGAAATGGTCATTCCGGAAACTGAATTTTTCAGTAAAGGCAGACGGCTACTGGAAATAGACTTTCCCAAAGGAGCCATCGTAGGGGCTATTTACCGGGCCGGCGAAGTCATAATCCCCAAGGGCGAAACTATCCTTCAGCCCGGAGATGACCTGGTAATTTTTGCCAAGAGAGAGGCCCTCCCTAAACTGGAACAACTCTTTTCCACATGA
- the hisD gene encoding histidinol dehydrogenase — MRLLNANKEDGRAFIHKLVNRFQAFPEKYEESVREIIKEVKDKGDGALVEFTRKFDCPSFSREDLEVGLEEVERAYDQIDAELLKAIKLAIANVRDFHEKQKERSWIDTRPSGAVVGQLVRPVERAGLYVPGGTGGETPLISTVIMGAVPAKVAGVEELIMVSPPNKEGRLHPALLVAAKESGVDRVFKIGSAWAIAALAFGTETIPKVDVICGPGNIYVTLAKKILAGEVGIDMIAGPSEILVISDESANPAWLAADLLSQAEHDSLATAVMLTTSEKIAKETVKEVKKQLKKLPRKDIAEKALEDYGAILLVEDLIQATHLANLIAPEHLELCVKDPWSLLGKIKHAGAIFLGHFTPEAVGDYIAGANHVLPTMGCARYAQALGVHVFQKKLSVVGYSHEALCEEGQAVIKLAETEGLSAHANSVKIRLEK; from the coding sequence ATGCGCCTTTTAAACGCAAATAAAGAAGACGGAAGGGCTTTTATCCATAAACTGGTAAACCGCTTTCAGGCCTTTCCGGAAAAATACGAAGAAAGTGTGCGGGAAATCATAAAAGAAGTAAAAGATAAAGGCGACGGCGCTTTAGTGGAATTTACCCGCAAGTTTGATTGCCCGTCTTTTTCGCGAGAGGACTTAGAAGTCGGGCTTGAAGAGGTTGAAAGGGCTTATGACCAAATAGACGCCGAGCTTTTGAAAGCCATAAAGCTTGCCATTGCCAATGTAAGGGATTTTCACGAAAAACAAAAAGAGCGCTCCTGGATAGACACTCGACCCTCTGGAGCGGTGGTAGGCCAGTTAGTGCGTCCGGTGGAGAGGGCTGGCCTTTACGTGCCAGGTGGTACAGGCGGTGAGACCCCGCTAATTTCCACCGTGATAATGGGTGCGGTGCCAGCTAAAGTGGCCGGGGTGGAAGAACTCATTATGGTTTCGCCACCCAACAAAGAGGGGCGTCTACATCCGGCCCTTTTGGTGGCCGCAAAAGAATCAGGGGTTGACCGCGTCTTTAAAATCGGGAGTGCCTGGGCCATAGCGGCGCTTGCCTTTGGCACGGAGACCATACCTAAAGTGGACGTTATTTGCGGACCAGGAAACATTTACGTAACACTTGCTAAAAAGATTTTGGCTGGCGAAGTGGGCATTGACATGATTGCCGGGCCAAGTGAAATACTCGTTATTTCCGATGAAAGCGCTAACCCGGCCTGGCTTGCCGCTGACCTTCTTTCTCAGGCAGAACACGACTCCCTGGCCACCGCGGTTATGCTTACCACTTCGGAAAAAATCGCCAAAGAAACAGTCAAAGAAGTCAAAAAACAGCTAAAAAAACTTCCCCGAAAGGATATTGCTGAAAAAGCCCTTGAAGACTACGGAGCCATTTTGTTAGTAGAAGACCTGATCCAGGCAACCCACCTGGCTAACCTGATTGCTCCTGAGCACCTTGAGCTTTGCGTAAAAGACCCATGGAGCCTCCTTGGCAAAATAAAGCACGCCGGGGCTATATTTCTTGGGCATTTTACGCCAGAGGCCGTGGGAGACTACATTGCCGGAGCCAACCACGTGCTCCCTACCATGGGTTGTGCCCGTTACGCTCAAGCCCTAGGGGTACATGTTTTCCAGAAAAAACTAAGCGTTGTTGGCTACTCTCACGAGGCATTGTGCGAAGAGGGCCAGGCAGTGATTAAACTTGCTGAAACTGAAGGCCTTTCGGCCCACGCCAACTCGGTAAAAATTAGGCTTGAAAAATAA
- a CDS encoding secondary thiamine-phosphate synthase enzyme YjbQ encodes MIIKTYEINIKTQGFCDIHDLTPLAQKFVEEAGLTEGQLLVHVPGSTAGVTTIEYEPGVLSDLCRALEKIAPQDIPYEHDKAWGDGNGFSHVRAAIMKPSLTVPVAEARLLLGTWQQIVLLDFDNRPRNRRLIFQIMGR; translated from the coding sequence ATGATAATTAAAACTTACGAAATCAACATTAAAACTCAAGGATTTTGCGATATACACGACTTAACGCCCTTGGCCCAAAAATTCGTTGAAGAGGCAGGGTTAACCGAGGGTCAGCTTCTGGTGCATGTGCCAGGCTCAACCGCCGGAGTGACCACCATTGAATACGAGCCCGGTGTTTTAAGCGACCTTTGCCGGGCCCTTGAAAAAATCGCCCCGCAAGACATCCCTTACGAGCACGATAAGGCCTGGGGAGACGGAAACGGATTTTCCCACGTAAGGGCGGCCATTATGAAACCAAGTCTTACGGTGCCGGTAGCCGAAGCGCGTCTTCTCCTTGGCACCTGGCAGCAAATCGTTCTCCTTGATTTTGACAACAGGCCCCGTAATCGCCGCCTAATTTTTCAAATAATGGGGAGGTAA
- a CDS encoding FumA C-terminus/TtdB family hydratase beta subunit, giving the protein MRTMEKKISFPLKDKRVLEELHAGDFVTINGTLLAARDQTHRKLLELLEKGKPLPVALAGQCIYYVGPTPAPPGKPIGSAGPTTSYRMDAYTPALLAQGVCATIGKGKRSREVREALLKHKAIYLATFGGAGAYLSKCIKEVRPLAFEELGPEALLELRVENFPAVVINDLHGRDFYEESQEEWAKILAGERS; this is encoded by the coding sequence ATGCGAACCATGGAAAAGAAGATAAGCTTTCCTCTAAAAGATAAAAGGGTCTTAGAAGAACTTCACGCCGGAGATTTTGTCACCATTAACGGCACACTCCTTGCCGCTAGAGACCAAACCCACCGTAAGTTATTAGAGCTCCTTGAAAAAGGGAAGCCTCTTCCGGTGGCTCTCGCCGGTCAATGTATATACTACGTTGGGCCAACCCCTGCTCCACCAGGAAAGCCTATTGGCTCTGCCGGGCCCACCACTTCGTACCGCATGGATGCTTACACCCCTGCCCTGCTCGCTCAGGGAGTTTGTGCCACCATTGGCAAAGGCAAACGCTCCCGAGAAGTGAGAGAAGCGTTACTTAAACACAAAGCCATCTACCTGGCAACCTTTGGCGGAGCCGGAGCTTATCTTTCAAAATGCATAAAAGAAGTGCGCCCCCTTGCCTTTGAAGAACTTGGGCCTGAGGCCCTTCTGGAACTCAGGGTAGAAAATTTCCCCGCCGTAGTCATAAATGATCTCCACGGCCGTGATTTTTATGAAGAAAGTCAGGAAGAATGGGCTAAAATCCTTGCGGGAGAAAGGTCATGA
- the der gene encoding ribosome biogenesis GTPase Der, with amino-acid sequence MSRKPFRIAIVGRPNVGKSTLFNTLSKTRKALVERSPGVTRDRVYAQAEIADRKVTLIDTGGLLPGDEDQFAREIFAQAKKALKEADLILFVVDGQAGITPVDEELASFLHKLEKPVIVLVNKLDGPRLDQVLSDFYALGFDEVVGISAKHKRNLDELEEVMAKYLPEETEEEDLEEEIVKLAVLGRPNVGKSSLVNRLLGEERMIVSDVPGTTRDSVDTLLELPDGRKYLLIDTAGIRRRPRIKERVEKFSVDKALEALRRADIALMVLTAEEGITDQDQKILSQIDKNHKGCLIVVNKWDLLDGKREEANVLMQQIRYGARFVPWAPILTVSAKTGRRVKEILPIVDEIYKQYSTRVPTWTVNKALEEITQDHSIYASTGKRIKFYYGTQVETRPPTFVVFTNYPDEIPKSFERYLKNRLREKLGFDKSPVKVIFREKR; translated from the coding sequence ATGAGTAGGAAACCGTTTCGCATAGCCATTGTAGGCCGGCCAAACGTGGGAAAATCTACGTTATTCAACACCCTTTCTAAAACAAGGAAGGCCCTGGTGGAAAGGTCCCCTGGCGTTACCAGAGATAGAGTTTACGCCCAGGCCGAGATTGCTGATCGCAAAGTAACCTTAATTGACACCGGTGGTTTGCTTCCAGGAGATGAAGACCAATTTGCCAGAGAAATTTTTGCCCAGGCGAAAAAGGCCTTAAAAGAGGCGGATCTTATTCTTTTTGTGGTAGATGGCCAGGCTGGAATTACCCCGGTTGACGAAGAGCTAGCCTCTTTTCTTCATAAACTAGAAAAACCAGTCATCGTGCTGGTGAACAAGCTTGATGGCCCTCGCCTTGACCAGGTCCTTTCTGACTTTTACGCCCTGGGTTTTGACGAAGTAGTGGGTATTTCGGCCAAGCATAAGCGCAACCTGGATGAACTGGAAGAAGTTATGGCCAAATATTTACCAGAGGAAACCGAGGAAGAAGACCTGGAAGAAGAAATCGTCAAGCTAGCCGTGCTTGGCCGGCCCAATGTGGGTAAGAGCTCTCTGGTGAATCGCCTGCTCGGGGAAGAGCGTATGATTGTCTCTGATGTGCCTGGCACCACGCGCGATAGTGTTGATACTCTTCTTGAGTTGCCTGACGGCCGCAAGTATTTGCTCATTGACACCGCTGGTATTAGGAGGCGCCCACGTATCAAAGAGCGGGTAGAAAAATTCAGTGTGGATAAGGCCCTTGAAGCCTTAAGGCGAGCTGACATAGCCCTTATGGTGTTAACCGCTGAGGAAGGTATAACCGATCAAGACCAGAAGATTCTTTCGCAGATAGACAAGAACCACAAAGGCTGCCTTATCGTGGTGAACAAGTGGGATCTCCTTGACGGCAAAAGGGAAGAGGCCAACGTGCTTATGCAGCAGATACGCTATGGCGCAAGGTTTGTGCCCTGGGCGCCGATTCTTACGGTTTCGGCAAAGACCGGCCGCCGAGTAAAAGAAATTCTCCCCATAGTTGACGAGATCTATAAGCAATATTCCACCCGCGTGCCTACCTGGACGGTGAATAAAGCCTTAGAAGAAATAACCCAGGATCACTCTATTTACGCGAGCACAGGAAAACGTATTAAGTTTTACTACGGAACCCAGGTGGAAACCCGCCCGCCTACTTTTGTAGTTTTTACCAATTATCCTGACGAGATCCCAAAAAGCTTTGAACGCTATCTAAAAAACCGCCTGCGGGAAAAACTTGGCTTTGACAAGAGCCCGGTTAAGGTAATTTTTCGTGAAAAACGATAG
- a CDS encoding adenylosuccinate synthase, whose translation MASVIIVGTQWGDEGKGKIVDLLTAYADVIVRFQGGNNAGHTIMFDGHKFILHLIPSGIFHESKKCLIGNGVVIDPSVLLQEIDNLTSKGVSVEPGKLLISERAHLIMPYHKAIDLAREAKAGKTKIGTTGRGIGPCYEDKIGRRGIKIGDILDQDLFRAKLSETLEEKNFYLEKYLGAEALSFEEIFESYLRMGERLAPYVTNVAVELEKARKQGARILFEGAQGTQLDIDHGTYPFVTSSNTVAGGACHGAGVGPTTIDEVMGICKAYTTRVGGGPFPTELSDDIGLHLRERGGEYGSTTGRPRRCGWLDGVILKEAVRLNGLSSLTITKLDVLSGLDPLKVCVAYEYEGERLDNIPGNIKVFSNLKPIYEELPGWQEDISAIKRLEDLPENCKNYLKFIEEFTGVPVNIVSVGPSRNQTIVLRNPFES comes from the coding sequence ATGGCCTCGGTCATTATCGTGGGAACCCAGTGGGGTGATGAAGGTAAAGGAAAAATAGTCGATTTACTTACGGCTTATGCCGATGTTATCGTTCGTTTTCAGGGTGGAAACAACGCTGGCCATACCATCATGTTTGATGGTCATAAGTTCATTCTCCATCTCATTCCCTCTGGCATATTTCACGAAAGCAAAAAGTGCCTCATTGGAAACGGCGTAGTAATAGACCCTTCGGTACTGCTTCAGGAGATTGATAATCTGACCAGCAAGGGCGTTTCTGTTGAGCCGGGAAAACTTTTAATCAGTGAGCGGGCCCATCTCATCATGCCTTATCACAAGGCCATTGATCTTGCCCGTGAGGCCAAGGCTGGAAAAACCAAAATCGGCACTACCGGCCGTGGCATAGGCCCTTGCTACGAAGATAAAATTGGCCGTAGGGGCATAAAAATTGGCGATATTCTGGATCAGGATCTTTTCCGCGCCAAGCTTTCGGAAACCCTGGAAGAGAAGAATTTTTATCTTGAAAAATATCTTGGTGCCGAGGCCTTATCTTTTGAAGAGATTTTTGAAAGCTATTTGCGTATGGGGGAAAGGCTTGCCCCTTATGTAACCAATGTAGCCGTTGAGCTTGAAAAAGCCCGCAAGCAAGGGGCCAGAATCCTTTTTGAAGGCGCACAGGGTACCCAGCTTGATATTGATCACGGCACGTATCCCTTTGTTACCTCTTCTAACACCGTGGCTGGCGGGGCCTGCCACGGGGCAGGAGTTGGTCCTACCACCATTGACGAGGTAATGGGGATTTGTAAGGCTTACACAACCCGCGTAGGTGGCGGGCCATTTCCTACGGAACTCTCAGATGATATCGGGCTTCATTTGCGCGAACGCGGCGGGGAGTATGGTTCTACCACTGGGCGTCCCAGGCGTTGTGGCTGGCTTGACGGAGTAATCCTTAAAGAGGCCGTAAGGTTAAACGGCCTTTCTTCCCTCACTATAACCAAACTTGATGTCCTCTCAGGCCTTGATCCTCTAAAGGTTTGTGTGGCTTACGAATATGAAGGCGAGCGCCTGGATAATATCCCGGGAAATATTAAAGTATTTTCTAACTTAAAGCCTATTTATGAAGAACTGCCTGGTTGGCAAGAGGATATTTCCGCCATAAAAAGGCTTGAAGATTTACCAGAAAACTGTAAAAACTATCTAAAATTCATTGAGGAATTTACCGGGGTTCCTGTAAACATAGTCTCTGTGGGGCCATCACGTAACCAAACCATTGTGTTAAGGAATCCCTTTGAATCATAA
- a CDS encoding biotin carboxylase N-terminal domain-containing protein — MKERVLIANRGEIALRIMEACEALGIDYVAVYAPGDEQSLHVKLPKAKGKPCFRISSYRDANDILAVADEAKCTAIHPGYGFFSEDFRFARRVVKRNNPLIFIGPRWEVIRDLGHKLMAKQVANEIGVPVIPGTINPVYNEIEAEAKAEELFLWQEEQGFEPRILIKAAAGGGGMGIEEVDNLDMVRPVFRRIRAYAKRLFGDDGVLIEVFIRDFHHIELQVLGNQFGELVHFGTRNCTIQVHRQKRIEVAPGFDPAYTDYPFDAEKVLESIVNHSLKLAAHVGYDSVGTWEWLVTRDGKHYFMEVNTRIQVENEISARISRIKGKEPNLLMEQIRAAFGEKLGYKQKDISFEGTSIEFRLIAEDVKRGFKPLSGTITRFEYPEREWLRVRTHVPQDEPYRIPTEFDPNLALGIIWGKDTPQAMERGFDFLNSLIIEGETAQGEPLATNVPYLKEKLPQILKFL; from the coding sequence ATGAAAGAACGAGTCCTTATAGCCAATAGGGGGGAAATAGCCCTGCGCATAATGGAGGCCTGTGAGGCCCTGGGCATAGATTATGTTGCGGTCTATGCACCTGGAGACGAACAAAGCCTTCACGTGAAGCTTCCTAAAGCTAAAGGGAAGCCCTGTTTTCGTATTTCCAGTTATCGAGATGCCAATGACATTTTGGCCGTGGCTGATGAGGCCAAGTGTACGGCCATTCATCCGGGATACGGCTTTTTTTCTGAAGATTTCCGTTTTGCCCGCCGGGTAGTGAAGCGCAATAACCCCCTTATTTTTATTGGCCCGCGTTGGGAGGTAATTCGCGATCTTGGTCATAAGCTCATGGCCAAGCAGGTGGCCAATGAAATAGGCGTTCCGGTAATCCCGGGGACTATTAATCCCGTCTATAACGAAATAGAAGCTGAGGCCAAGGCTGAAGAGCTTTTCCTCTGGCAGGAAGAGCAGGGTTTTGAGCCGCGTATCTTGATTAAGGCCGCCGCCGGTGGTGGCGGTATGGGCATTGAAGAGGTTGATAACCTTGATATGGTGCGTCCGGTTTTTCGGCGTATCCGTGCCTACGCCAAGAGGCTTTTTGGAGACGATGGCGTCCTTATTGAGGTCTTTATCAGGGATTTTCATCATATTGAGCTTCAGGTGCTTGGTAATCAATTTGGTGAGCTAGTCCACTTTGGTACCAGAAATTGCACTATTCAGGTGCACCGTCAGAAGCGTATAGAAGTAGCTCCTGGCTTTGATCCAGCCTACACTGACTACCCCTTTGACGCGGAAAAGGTGCTTGAAAGCATTGTTAATCATTCCCTTAAGCTTGCAGCGCATGTGGGTTATGATAGCGTTGGCACCTGGGAGTGGCTGGTTACCCGCGATGGTAAGCACTACTTTATGGAAGTAAATACCCGCATCCAGGTAGAAAACGAAATTTCAGCCCGTATAAGCCGCATAAAAGGCAAAGAGCCTAATCTTTTAATGGAGCAAATCCGAGCGGCCTTTGGTGAAAAGCTTGGTTATAAACAAAAGGACATCTCTTTTGAAGGCACAAGCATTGAATTTCGCTTGATTGCCGAAGACGTGAAGCGGGGTTTTAAGCCCCTTTCTGGCACTATTACCAGGTTTGAATATCCTGAGCGTGAGTGGCTGCGAGTGCGCACCCACGTGCCCCAAGATGAGCCTTATCGTATTCCAACGGAGTTTGACCCGAATCTGGCATTGGGTATCATCTGGGGAAAGGATACTCCTCAAGCCATGGAGCGCGGCTTTGATTTTCTTAATTCTTTAATTATTGAAGGAGAGACTGCCCAGGGAGAGCCCTTGGCCACTAACGTGCCGTATCTAAAAGAAAAATTACCACAGATTTTGAAGTTTCTATGA
- a CDS encoding acetyl-CoA carboxylase produces the protein MRELHRYLNDLINRVTYLQDIKGEDWEGLPAILSELNSLKENFYQIAEKKCQARLEAIDNRLTLLEEQADKTLTPYETVKIVRNPQRFTLLDILENVYDSFTELGGEGEINVDPAVICARAMISRRVGDKIYMHQVIVIGHEKGHGEEFRNGGSAKPWGNEKALRYMRVAETEGIPIHFYVFTPGAFPIEDYPGAAQQIARNLYFMSKLKVPTVAFISEGGSGGAEAIALADVRLMAAYGYYSVISPEGAAAIEGKLKEGQRPPRDLVEFCARQLKITAKDNLRLGTIDRIVPEPPLGARRNDYQFFKRLRYEMIRATDEAVLRTKSLKAFRSYALKRKSEEENPPDEFDVYVRWELSDVEVEKLLDLRSKKYREISRHVLGLKKSPLKSYMQKSQDLGLRVYHDLRYGFLKQSQKMIQRVMEDISGEGFAFLKQLTEPLKSAYDLLGTKGRRGRAKPVVEEQVIEDVSELYVSPLALEDRTVTCPNAEKFGCPDIWVPDLYGEFCGVCPTCGYHFPLEYQWYLSNVFDANSIKEFNADIASPNPLGFEGFDKKLAQARKKTGRNSAMITFQAKIGGISLIVAMLIADFRQGTVGVAEGEKFIQACDRARITKRPFLAFIHTTGGIRIHEGTLGVIQMPRCTLAVREYIDEGGLYLVVYDNNSYAGPVASFLGCSPYQFAIKSTRLGFAGPRVIRETTGEDIPPDYHSAENALRRGHIQGIWDRREIRKKLYEALLTMGGKNLYYR, from the coding sequence ATGAGAGAATTACATCGTTATTTAAACGACCTAATAAATCGCGTAACTTACCTCCAGGACATAAAAGGTGAGGACTGGGAAGGCCTTCCGGCTATACTTTCTGAGCTCAATAGTCTCAAAGAGAACTTTTATCAAATAGCGGAAAAAAAGTGTCAGGCAAGGCTTGAGGCTATTGACAATCGTTTGACTCTTCTTGAAGAACAGGCAGACAAGACCCTTACTCCGTATGAAACTGTTAAAATTGTCAGGAACCCCCAGCGCTTTACCCTGCTGGATATACTGGAAAACGTTTACGACTCTTTCACTGAGCTTGGTGGTGAAGGTGAGATTAACGTTGATCCGGCGGTAATTTGTGCCCGGGCCATGATTTCTCGCCGCGTGGGAGACAAGATTTACATGCATCAGGTAATTGTCATCGGGCACGAAAAGGGCCACGGAGAAGAATTCCGCAATGGCGGAAGTGCCAAACCCTGGGGAAACGAAAAGGCCCTTCGTTATATGCGTGTGGCTGAGACCGAAGGCATTCCTATTCACTTCTATGTGTTCACGCCAGGGGCCTTTCCTATTGAAGACTATCCTGGAGCGGCCCAGCAGATAGCGAGAAATCTTTATTTTATGAGCAAACTTAAGGTTCCTACGGTGGCCTTTATTTCTGAAGGCGGTTCTGGAGGGGCTGAGGCCATAGCCCTTGCTGATGTGCGCCTTATGGCGGCTTATGGATATTACTCAGTGATAAGCCCTGAGGGCGCGGCGGCCATTGAAGGCAAACTCAAAGAAGGCCAGAGACCGCCGCGAGACCTGGTAGAATTCTGTGCCCGCCAGCTAAAGATTACAGCCAAGGACAACCTGCGCCTGGGCACTATTGACCGCATTGTTCCTGAACCACCCCTTGGGGCCAGGCGGAATGACTATCAGTTTTTTAAGCGCCTGCGTTACGAGATGATAAGGGCCACTGATGAGGCGGTTTTGCGTACAAAAAGCCTCAAGGCTTTTCGCAGCTATGCCCTTAAGCGCAAAAGCGAAGAGGAAAATCCACCTGATGAGTTTGATGTCTATGTACGCTGGGAACTTTCAGACGTAGAAGTAGAAAAGCTCCTTGACCTGCGTTCTAAAAAATATCGCGAGATAAGTAGGCATGTCCTGGGGCTTAAGAAATCACCCTTAAAAAGCTATATGCAAAAAAGCCAGGATCTCGGGCTTCGCGTTTATCACGATCTTCGTTACGGCTTTCTGAAACAAAGTCAGAAGATGATTCAGCGGGTAATGGAAGATATCTCTGGTGAAGGCTTTGCCTTTTTAAAACAGCTAACAGAGCCCTTAAAGAGCGCCTATGATCTTCTTGGCACTAAAGGCCGTCGTGGTCGGGCCAAGCCGGTGGTAGAAGAGCAGGTTATTGAAGACGTCTCAGAGTTATACGTGAGCCCTCTAGCCCTTGAAGACCGCACGGTTACCTGTCCGAATGCCGAAAAATTTGGTTGCCCGGATATCTGGGTACCTGACCTTTACGGTGAATTCTGTGGTGTATGCCCCACCTGTGGCTATCACTTTCCCCTTGAGTATCAATGGTACTTGAGTAACGTCTTTGACGCCAATAGCATCAAAGAATTTAACGCCGATATTGCTTCTCCTAATCCACTTGGCTTTGAAGGCTTTGATAAAAAGTTGGCCCAAGCTCGTAAGAAAACCGGCCGCAATTCAGCTATGATAACCTTTCAGGCTAAAATAGGTGGCATTTCACTCATAGTGGCCATGCTTATTGCTGATTTCCGTCAGGGCACGGTAGGGGTAGCCGAAGGAGAAAAGTTTATCCAGGCCTGTGATCGGGCTCGCATAACCAAGCGGCCGTTTCTGGCCTTTATTCACACTACCGGTGGTATCAGGATTCACGAGGGAACCCTTGGGGTTATTCAGATGCCACGCTGTACCTTGGCGGTGCGTGAATACATAGACGAAGGTGGCCTATATCTCGTGGTCTATGATAATAATTCTTACGCAGGGCCGGTGGCGAGCTTTCTTGGTTGCTCGCCTTATCAATTTGCCATAAAGTCCACTAGGCTTGGTTTTGCCGGCCCACGAGTAATCAGAGAAACTACGGGTGAAGATATTCCTCCAGATTACCACAGTGCGGAAAATGCTTTGCGCCGTGGCCATATCCAGGGGATCTGGGATAGACGAGAAATACGCAAAAAACTTTACGAGGCCCTCCTTACCATGGGAGGTAAAAATCTCTATTATCGTTAG